The nucleotide window AGTAGTATATTTTCTTTCCCGTACTTGTCAGAATAACGCTTTTAATAACAACAGGAGATAAACATATAAATTTCATCTCATCAAAAAATTCCGGGCCTGCAACTGACTCAACCTGATAGACATTTAACAGAGTTTTATCAATTCTGATAACCTGATCTTCAAAAAGGCCTGTTACAAAATGCTGAACAAAATCATGCAGCATAGGGCTTGATACAAAAAGCCATATTTCGCAGCCGGAATCACATTTATATCCAAACCTGTTTTTACTGATTCTCTTATTAAAAAACAGTTTTGAGAAAGTGAACAATTTTCTCAGCCTGCCGTCAGGCCCTAAATATCCTTTTTGATGAAGAAATTCGGAATATGTATTTGAAGATCTGGAAAGTATTCTGTATAAAGCTGAAGAGAGATAGTACTGGTAATTGTAAGGGATTACAATCCCGGAATCATGAGCACGAAGAGATAATTTTATTCTCATGTCTTTAACTGCCCTTTTGGAGCTTATCAACATACTGATTACTTATAATCTTATCTAAGAGTATAAGCTAAATCATACAACTTTTCCCTCTCCCATTCTTTGCAGTATAAAAAATATTTATAACAAAATTATAAGGCTTATATACAATCTTCTATTACAAAAACATTTTAATCAAATAAAAGCAGAATGTCAAGTTTTATTTTATTATTCTTTATTAACACTCTAAATTTACACCTTCTTCTCCATCCACCTGCCTTTATTAAACCAGAACAGCATTAAAATCCCTTTAAAAAAGGTAGTAGCTGAAATTACAGCCCACACTGCCCACACACCGAGATTAAGGGCAATACTGAAAAACCAGGCAAGGGGAATTCTAAGCAGTGTAAGAGAAAAAATTATTATCATGGGAGGTTTGGTATCGCCTGCTCCTGAAAATGCTCCCTCAAGCACAACTTCCAAAGCAAGAAATACTTCGAATACTGCGATGAATTTAAGATAGCTTTTACCGTAATTTATAACTTCAATATCATTTATAAAAAATCTGTAGAAATACCCGGGGAAAAAGAAAAATATCACAGATGCCAGCAGCAGTATTGCAGAGACCAATTTTAATGCAAGAAAAACGGACTCCTTTGCCTTCTGCGGCTGCCCTGCTCCCAGGTTCTGGCCTACCATTGTAGCTGTTCCCATTGCAAATCCAAAAGCAACAAAGTATGGCAAAGACTCTATTCTGTGGCCTATTCCTATGGCAGCAAGAGGGTCACTGCCGAAATGAGATATGATACCTGCAAGCACAAGATATACTGCCGCAAACATTGTATTGCTGAAAGATACAGGAGCGCCTATTTTGACCATGGGGAAAAAGTACTTTTTAAAAAAGTCTCTGTTAAGGCTGTACCTGTTCTTTTTCAAATCAGGGAGCATAATAAAAAGAGCAATTGTCATTAAAACAGATCCTACTGCGTGAGAAATCACAGTTGCAACAGCAGCACCCTGAAAACCCATTTTAAAATGAAAAATGAATATGGGATCCAGGCCTGCATTTAGCAGCAGAGAAAAGCCTGTAATCATCATTGGTACGCGGGTGTTGCCCATACCTCTTATGATATGCTCCTCTGTTACCATTAAATAGACAAATAACATACCGGACAGAAAAATCTGTGCGTATTTTGTTGCATTCTCAGCAATGGACTTTTCTATTCCGATTAATCTGAAGACAGGTTCTGCTGCTGCAGAAAAAACAATCATTGTAATTATTGACAGAATTACTGAAGAGATAATTGCAGCAGATGCTGTTTTAACAACTCCCTGCTTATCCATCTCTCCGCTTCTTCTCGCTACCATTGCAAGAGCACCTGTTGCAACTGTCTGAGCCAGAGCCCGGAGCATCCATACATAAAAACTGCCTGCGCTTAAGGCTGCAACAGCATAGGCCCCGAGTCGGCCGACCCAGAACATATCAACAATCTCAAATATTATATAAAACAGGCTGGAAAAAACAGCAGGGATTGCAAGAAAAAGAAGCCCGGACATAGGAGACCTGTTGATAATTTTATCTCTGCTCTGAAGCATAAAAAACAAATCCCTTGTATTATAAAAAATGGCAGCCTGTTTACTAACCAGGAAAAATGAATTTTGATAATTTATAACTCAATTTTACTTCGATCAATGTACATCAAAATCAGGGGCTAATCAAGAAAATTCATCTGCATTGTAAAAAAACCAATAAAAAGTTAAATTTTTATAAATTTTACTTGCATCATTTATTTCAATTTTTAAATTAACTGAAATACTTAATAACAAGAAATCTTTTCCGGCAGGGGATGCATTATCTGCCTGAAAAATACGAGTTCTTTACAGATTTCAAGTTAGCAAACCAGGCACGCTCTTTGCAGTAAGATTAAATGTAAAAGACAAAGCAAAAGGGTGCTGATATGACCACTTCTACAGTAAAAAAAAGACGAATTCGCACAGGAATGAAGAATCCACGAGAGAGACGAATAATGGCCAAATGTGAATTTATTGATCGATGCCCCTTTTTCAACAAAATGATAACTACCGGCGGCACCCTGGACAAAATGTATAAAGAACAGTTCTGCAACGGAACTTATGAAATGTGCGCGCGGCATAAAATAGCCAGTGTCCTTGGCAAAGAAAAAGTGCCTGTTAACATTTACCCTAACATGTTTGATCAGGCAGAAGCTCTGATACGGCCGAAAAATTAATATCAGATTATTCCGCTTCGAATGATAAAAAAACTGACATTTAAAACAGATAAGAAGCAGTGTCTCAAATGGAAGTTTTTTTTAGTTCGTTGGGGCTCCTGCTTGCAAAATACACCCCATTGTTTGATATTACAGGTTATATTTTCTATCCCATTCCTAAAATACTCGGTATACCCCAATCTGTAATAATCGGGAAAGCTGCTGCTGTAGGTATTACAGAAATGTTTCTTCCTGCACTGCTTATATCAAAAGCGTCAATTGCAGCAAGATACACAATTGCTGTCACTTCAGTATCTTCCATACTTTTCTTTTCAGCTTCAATACCATGTATTCTTGCTACTGATATTCCAATATCAGTTGGAAAAATAGTAATAATCTGGGCAGAAAGAACACTCCTCTCCCTTTTAATTGCAGGTGCGGTTGCCGCAGTTATTTTCTAATTCAATACATTATTTACTTGCTTTATTTATTTTTGTATTTTAAATTTAAGCATTATCTGTTAAGGATATTTTTAAAAAACAATTTATAATGCAGGGGGATATTGATTGGTTATCCTTTCATATTAACATATTAATATTTGATAAATTCCCAAACAGACAAATCCTTTTCCAGTTAAGGCAAAAAGAATAGATATGGTTTATCACAGGAGAGTAATTATGCCTTTTCACAGCCAAAATAGATTGGGTGGATTTTTCATCTCTGTACTGCTTTCTGTTATCACAACAACGGGAAGTATAGCTTTTACTGCACATCCGGATTCTCTGAAAAAAGAGCTGCATTACGACTCTTTTACACAAAAAAACATTTCCCTTTTTCCTTTCCGCGATTCCTATCATAAATATTTCTCCCTGTTCAGCGGAGTTGTTGAACAGACCTACAGATGGGACAGGTGGGTCCATGTGCGCGGCAGCAGGCACGATCAGGTCGGATATTCCATTGACGGAATCAATGTCAGGTCCGGGTTTACAGGAGAGCCCATGTTTTTTGTTCTGCCCGAAGCTCTAAAATCAATGGGGCTTGATAAAGATCCAGGCGCTTCTGCATCTTCTTCTCCTGCTCTGTTTTATCAGCACATAAGAACAGGAACTGAAAAGTTCAGAATTTCAATGTCTGCGGAATCTGACGGATTTACACCGCTGTACCAAAAGAAAATGGGCACCTATTCTTACGGATTTAAAAATATTACGGGAACCGTAAGCGGCCCTGTTATTACTGATAAAATCCGTTTTTTTGCTGCAGGCAGATTTCTGCACTTTGACGACCATTTCAGAAAATTCTGGGACGGTTTTACATTTACAGCAGATAAATCCGTAATGAGAGAACCGGATTATTATGACAACCCCCGGGAATTCAAAGAGTTTTTCGGTACAGATACAATTCATGTCAAACCTGGAAATATACCTGCAGCAGGGTCAGATAAATATGATTTGCAGGCAAAGATTTCCGCTGAT belongs to bacterium and includes:
- the cas6 gene encoding CRISPR-associated endoribonuclease Cas6 yields the protein MRIKLSLRAHDSGIVIPYNYQYYLSSALYRILSRSSNTYSEFLHQKGYLGPDGRLRKLFTFSKLFFNKRISKNRFGYKCDSGCEIWLFVSSPMLHDFVQHFVTGLFEDQVIRIDKTLLNVYQVESVAGPEFFDEMKFICLSPVVIKSVILTSTGKKIYYYRPLDDGLSEAVRLSAINKYRTVNNQYPENENLEFIVDKNYIKKRGGQEHVAKLVTVKERTREETKIKGFEVPFTLRGSIELIKNIYECGIGDQCSMGFGCVEVVKNSNKRGG
- a CDS encoding MATE family efflux transporter, giving the protein MLQSRDKIINRSPMSGLLFLAIPAVFSSLFYIIFEIVDMFWVGRLGAYAVAALSAGSFYVWMLRALAQTVATGALAMVARRSGEMDKQGVVKTASAAIISSVILSIITMIVFSAAAEPVFRLIGIEKSIAENATKYAQIFLSGMLFVYLMVTEEHIIRGMGNTRVPMMITGFSLLLNAGLDPIFIFHFKMGFQGAAVATVISHAVGSVLMTIALFIMLPDLKKNRYSLNRDFFKKYFFPMVKIGAPVSFSNTMFAAVYLVLAGIISHFGSDPLAAIGIGHRIESLPYFVAFGFAMGTATMVGQNLGAGQPQKAKESVFLALKLVSAILLLASVIFFFFPGYFYRFFINDIEVINYGKSYLKFIAVFEVFLALEVVLEGAFSGAGDTKPPMIIIFSLTLLRIPLAWFFSIALNLGVWAVWAVISATTFFKGILMLFWFNKGRWMEKKV